In Lysobacter firmicutimachus, one genomic interval encodes:
- the metX gene encoding homoserine O-succinyltransferase MetX, with translation MSFAHSPVASFDASERFVSHEASALAPVAAVERLSARGAATRGEIAIELDLRHAGRRRVLLRYETQGEAGLPVLFVAGGISAHRHLAPSREFAEAGWWHSQVGAGRALDPQRFHLVSFDWIGADGELDAPLDPADQADAIAALLDALRIPRLQAFIGYSYGAMVGLQFASRHPARLGELISISGTHRAHPYAAAWRALQRRAVALGALQCDESQGLALARELAVLSYRTPEEFAERFGPAQVRDGRVRVAAEDYLDHCGHKYVARTSTTAFLRLSESIDLQQVDPSTIRLPVTVVAVGEDRLIPLSESYDLIERLRGETRLRVLRSIYGHDACLKEETDIDTILREALADCSQVAA, from the coding sequence ATGAGCTTCGCCCACAGCCCCGTTGCCAGTTTCGACGCCAGCGAGCGCTTCGTCTCCCACGAAGCGTCCGCGTTGGCGCCGGTCGCCGCCGTCGAGCGCCTGAGCGCGCGCGGCGCCGCGACCCGCGGCGAGATCGCGATCGAACTCGACCTGCGTCACGCCGGCCGCCGCCGCGTGCTGCTGCGTTACGAAACCCAGGGCGAGGCCGGCCTGCCGGTCTTGTTCGTCGCCGGCGGCATTTCCGCCCACCGCCATCTGGCGCCGAGCCGCGAGTTCGCCGAAGCGGGCTGGTGGCACAGCCAGGTCGGCGCCGGCCGCGCGCTGGACCCGCAGCGCTTCCATCTGGTCTCGTTCGACTGGATCGGCGCCGACGGCGAACTCGACGCGCCGCTGGACCCGGCCGACCAGGCCGACGCGATCGCGGCCCTGCTCGACGCACTGCGCATCCCGCGCCTGCAAGCCTTCATCGGCTACTCCTACGGGGCCATGGTCGGCCTGCAGTTCGCCTCGCGCCACCCGGCGCGGCTGGGCGAGCTGATCTCGATCAGCGGCACTCACCGCGCCCACCCCTATGCCGCGGCGTGGCGCGCCCTGCAGCGCCGCGCGGTCGCGCTCGGCGCGCTGCAGTGCGACGAGAGCCAGGGGCTGGCGCTGGCGCGCGAGCTGGCGGTGCTGAGCTACCGCACCCCGGAAGAGTTCGCCGAGCGTTTCGGCCCTGCGCAAGTGCGGGACGGCCGGGTCCGCGTCGCCGCCGAGGATTACCTCGACCACTGCGGCCACAAGTACGTCGCCCGCACCTCGACCACCGCCTTCCTGCGTTTGTCCGAATCGATCGACCTGCAGCAGGTCGACCCTTCGACCATCCGCCTGCCGGTCACCGTGGTCGCGGTCGGCGAGGACCGGCTGATCCCGCTCAGCGAATCCTACGACCTGATCGAGCGCCTGCGCGGCGAGACCCGGCTGCGCGTGCTGCGCTCGATCTACGGGCACGACGCTTGCCTGAAAGAAGAAACCGACATCGACACCATCCTGCGCGAAGCGCTGGCCGACTGTAGCCAGGTGGCCGCATGA
- a CDS encoding O-succinylhomoserine (thiol)-lyase: protein MSIDINGAAHVTQTSTQTATPPTRNACTAAVRAGIDRDAAYGAVTPPIVLSSNFSFAGFNDKRQYDYTRSGNPTRDLLGEALAELEGGAGGVVTSTGMSAITLVLHALLKPGDRIVVPHDGYGGSWRLFNALAAKGAFELVTADLTDPRSLTEALATKPAVVWIETPSNPLLRITDLRFVIEAAHAQGALTVVDNTFLSPALQRPIAFGADLVVHSTTKYINGHSDVVGGAVVAKSAEHHQQLTWWANALGLTGSPFDAFLTLRGLRTLDARLRVHQENTQAIAQLLDAHPAVRVVHYPGLASHPGHALAARQQKGFGAMLSVEIEVGVDAVRAFVDGLSCFTLAESLGGVESLVAHPATMTHAAMSPEARAAAGIGDGLLRLSVGIEHVDDLIADLEAALERASAAVATAARVKR from the coding sequence ATGAGCATTGACATCAACGGAGCGGCCCACGTGACCCAGACCTCGACCCAGACTGCCACCCCCCCGACCCGCAACGCCTGCACGGCCGCGGTGCGCGCCGGCATCGACCGCGATGCCGCCTACGGCGCGGTGACCCCGCCGATCGTGTTGTCGTCGAATTTCAGCTTCGCCGGCTTCAACGACAAGCGCCAATACGACTACACCCGCAGCGGCAACCCGACCCGCGACCTGCTCGGCGAAGCGCTGGCGGAACTGGAAGGCGGCGCCGGCGGCGTGGTCACCTCGACCGGCATGTCGGCGATCACCCTGGTGCTGCACGCCTTGCTCAAGCCGGGCGACCGCATCGTGGTGCCGCACGACGGCTACGGCGGCAGCTGGCGCCTGTTCAACGCGTTGGCGGCCAAGGGCGCGTTCGAACTGGTCACCGCCGACCTCACCGACCCGCGCTCGCTGACCGAAGCCCTGGCGACCAAGCCGGCGGTGGTGTGGATCGAGACTCCCTCCAACCCCCTCCTGCGCATCACCGACCTGCGCTTCGTGATCGAGGCCGCGCACGCCCAGGGCGCGCTGACCGTGGTCGACAACACCTTCCTGTCGCCGGCGCTGCAGCGTCCGATCGCGTTCGGCGCCGATCTGGTCGTGCATTCGACCACCAAGTACATCAACGGCCACAGCGACGTGGTCGGCGGCGCGGTGGTGGCCAAGAGCGCCGAGCATCACCAGCAACTGACGTGGTGGGCCAACGCGCTGGGCCTGACCGGTTCGCCGTTCGACGCCTTCCTGACCTTGCGCGGCCTGCGCACCCTGGATGCGCGCCTGCGCGTGCACCAGGAGAACACCCAGGCCATCGCCCAGTTGCTCGATGCCCACCCGGCAGTGCGCGTGGTGCATTACCCGGGCCTGGCGTCGCACCCGGGCCACGCGCTCGCGGCGCGCCAGCAGAAGGGCTTCGGCGCCATGCTCAGCGTCGAGATCGAAGTCGGCGTCGATGCGGTGCGCGCCTTCGTCGACGGCCTGAGCTGTTTCACCCTGGCCGAATCGTTGGGCGGGGTGGAAAGCCTGGTGGCGCACCCGGCGACCATGACCCATGCGGCGATGTCGCCGGAAGCGCGCGCCGCCGCCGGCATCGGCGACGGCCTGCTGCGCCTGTCGGTCGGCATCGAGCATGTCGACGACCTGATCGCCGACCTGGAAGCCGCGCTGGAGCGCGCTTCGGCGGCGGTGGCCACCGCGGCGCGCGTCAAACGATGA